From Oceaniferula marina, a single genomic window includes:
- a CDS encoding DUF5069 domain-containing protein, whose translation MNDYLPPASPREEIEGMVYFIRMCSKIRLQASGELHPDFHPNLGRAMDLWTCQLLQVEYETLKQLVVDGASDRDVLQWCWETGKRPSEHELEWWNSYMRNRGFRDDLSDKLQFRKEEAGWLDRDEIQSFFDYLDADDGRL comes from the coding sequence CTTCCTCCTGCCAGCCCGCGTGAAGAAATTGAAGGCATGGTGTACTTCATCCGCATGTGCAGTAAGATCCGACTCCAGGCATCCGGTGAGCTGCACCCTGACTTTCACCCGAACCTGGGACGGGCGATGGACCTCTGGACTTGCCAGTTGCTACAAGTCGAATATGAAACGCTGAAACAACTTGTTGTGGACGGGGCTTCCGACCGTGATGTGTTGCAGTGGTGCTGGGAAACTGGAAAGCGCCCGAGCGAACATGAACTCGAGTGGTGGAACAGTTACATGCGCAACCGGGGGTTCCGTGACGACCTCAGTGACAAACTGCAATTCCGCAAGGAAGAAGCCGGATGGCTGGACCGTGATGAGATTCAAAGCTTCTTTGATTATCTCGATGCCGACGACGGGCGCTTGTGA
- the rsgA gene encoding ribosome small subunit-dependent GTPase A → MTLHDLGWNKKFQKAFDSLSLKRCVPARLIRDNKISYGALTEGGEEYEVVMSGKVYHEAASDAELPAVGDWVALELSKAAKEGKVEKTDECENMIRARLPRQTCFSRKTPGKSTEEQVIAANVSVVVIVTDAGPDFNPRRMERYFMLVRRSGAKAVVLMNKSDLFPREQNEEAAAMIRELSDEADVHITSAKENDGLEVLQQYLTPGVSVTLVGSSGVGKSTLVNQLLGEEFQWTSDVNELTGKGRHTTTARELIPLQGGGILIDNPGIREVQMWTDEQTLRESFLDVEALASHCKFHDCKHGNDAGCAIRTAVESGDLDPGRYESYLKLDEEIEKLEQRQKKRRMISERRAKRDHRVKARNLADRIELEKEDRPDWR, encoded by the coding sequence ATGACCCTTCACGATCTCGGCTGGAACAAGAAGTTTCAGAAAGCCTTTGATTCGCTTTCGCTCAAGCGCTGTGTGCCTGCACGTTTGATTCGCGACAATAAAATCTCGTATGGCGCTCTCACGGAGGGGGGTGAGGAATACGAGGTGGTGATGAGCGGCAAGGTCTATCACGAAGCGGCAAGTGATGCTGAATTGCCCGCCGTGGGCGATTGGGTGGCGCTTGAGCTGTCCAAGGCCGCCAAGGAAGGGAAGGTCGAAAAAACCGATGAGTGTGAAAACATGATTCGGGCGCGTCTCCCACGGCAAACATGCTTCTCCCGTAAAACGCCGGGGAAAAGTACCGAAGAGCAGGTGATTGCGGCCAATGTCTCGGTCGTTGTGATTGTCACCGATGCCGGGCCGGATTTTAATCCGCGGCGCATGGAGCGCTATTTCATGCTGGTTCGGCGTAGCGGTGCGAAAGCGGTGGTTCTGATGAATAAATCCGATTTGTTTCCCCGCGAACAGAACGAGGAAGCTGCCGCCATGATTCGGGAGCTGAGCGACGAAGCGGATGTGCACATCACATCGGCCAAAGAAAACGATGGCTTGGAGGTGTTGCAACAGTATTTGACCCCTGGTGTTTCTGTGACTTTGGTTGGTTCCAGTGGGGTTGGAAAATCCACCTTGGTCAACCAGCTCCTCGGCGAGGAGTTTCAGTGGACATCGGATGTAAACGAACTGACAGGTAAGGGGCGCCATACGACGACGGCCCGTGAGTTGATCCCTCTGCAAGGAGGTGGGATCCTCATTGATAATCCTGGAATTCGTGAGGTTCAGATGTGGACCGATGAACAAACCCTGCGGGAAAGCTTTCTCGATGTGGAGGCGTTGGCGTCACACTGTAAATTTCACGATTGCAAGCATGGGAATGACGCCGGTTGTGCCATCCGGACCGCTGTGGAGTCCGGAGATCTCGACCCAGGACGATACGAAAGTTATCTCAAGCTCGACGAAGAGATTGAAAAGTTAGAACAGCGGCAGAAAAAACGCAGGATGATCAGTGAGCGCCGAGCCAAGCGCGACCACCGGGTGAAAGCCCGGAATCTCGCGGATCGCATTGAGCTCGAAAAAGAAGACCGGCCGGATTGGCGGTAG
- a CDS encoding SLC13 family permease has product MDHHQQNKETVVLEKRHSTERATTARKLVLIVIAFIAFLGIRNYLPVSNLPDGASPDAVRTGLAILTLAAILWLSEALPLAITALLIPVTAALTGTMPVSASFSGFSHPLIFLFLGGFGLAAALSRQELDRWLAMRILILGQGKFHLTAIALFLVSAMLSMWISNTATVALLLPVALGILSNIGNRCGNHIREKVAPYLLLGIAYSASVGGIGSIIGTPPNAIAAANLKISFTEWLAIGIPCVLVLLPTLFILLRMLARPGKVPDFEVQTDHFSFTPKRLLTLAVFFAAVACWLFSSPLSSAIGIDTSFDTLVALGAVLILASLRLVRWKDIDRATDWGVLLLFGGGITLSKVLGSTGASAFLAAQIQSLTTGWPIIFIVGVIVLFVIFLTELSSNTASTALLVPIFAAVAIDMGIPTTQLVLPLTVAASCAFMLPIATPPNAIVFASGHIQQRQMVRIGLVLNLSFAAIITLMGYLFFS; this is encoded by the coding sequence ATGGATCATCATCAGCAGAACAAAGAAACCGTCGTCCTGGAAAAACGACATAGTACCGAGCGAGCCACAACCGCGCGGAAACTGGTTCTTATCGTGATTGCCTTTATTGCTTTTCTGGGAATTCGCAACTACCTCCCGGTCAGCAATCTGCCCGATGGGGCTTCTCCCGATGCCGTGCGGACGGGACTCGCGATCCTCACTCTGGCAGCCATCCTCTGGCTGAGCGAAGCCCTCCCGCTGGCGATCACCGCCCTGCTCATCCCCGTGACCGCCGCACTCACCGGAACCATGCCCGTCAGTGCCAGCTTTTCCGGATTTTCCCACCCCTTGATTTTCCTCTTCCTCGGCGGCTTTGGACTGGCAGCGGCTCTCTCCCGGCAGGAATTGGACCGCTGGCTGGCCATGCGCATTCTCATCTTGGGCCAAGGAAAATTTCACCTGACGGCCATCGCCTTGTTTCTGGTCTCGGCCATGCTCTCGATGTGGATTTCCAACACAGCCACCGTTGCCCTGCTGCTCCCCGTTGCTCTGGGGATCCTGTCCAATATCGGCAACCGGTGTGGCAATCACATCCGGGAAAAAGTGGCGCCCTACCTCCTATTGGGCATTGCCTATTCCGCAAGCGTTGGCGGTATTGGTTCGATCATCGGCACTCCCCCCAATGCCATTGCCGCCGCCAATTTAAAAATCAGCTTCACCGAATGGCTGGCGATCGGCATCCCCTGTGTGCTGGTCTTACTCCCCACCCTCTTTATTTTACTACGCATGCTCGCACGCCCGGGCAAGGTTCCGGATTTTGAAGTCCAGACAGATCATTTCAGCTTCACCCCCAAACGTCTGCTCACCCTTGCCGTTTTCTTTGCAGCTGTCGCGTGCTGGTTGTTCAGCTCCCCACTATCATCAGCCATCGGAATCGATACATCATTCGACACCTTGGTCGCGCTCGGTGCCGTCCTCATCCTGGCCTCGCTGAGACTTGTCCGCTGGAAAGACATCGACCGCGCAACCGACTGGGGCGTGCTCCTCCTTTTTGGAGGAGGCATCACGCTGAGCAAGGTCCTCGGCAGCACGGGGGCAAGCGCCTTTCTAGCAGCACAGATCCAGAGCCTAACCACCGGATGGCCGATCATCTTCATTGTCGGAGTCATCGTACTCTTTGTTATTTTCCTGACAGAACTCTCCAGCAACACGGCTAGCACTGCCTTGCTGGTTCCTATTTTCGCCGCCGTGGCTATTGACATGGGAATCCCTACCACCCAATTGGTTCTCCCGCTCACGGTTGCCGCGTCCTGCGCCTTCATGTTGCCTATCGCCACACCGCCCAACGCCATCGTCTTCGCATCGGGTCACATCCAGCAGCGCCAAATGGTCCGCATCGGCTTGGTCCTCAACCTCAGCTTTGCCGCCATCATCACCCTGATGGGCTACCTCTTCTTCTCCTGA
- a CDS encoding PhnE/PtxC family ABC transporter permease — MSRRTNIRPRLLHGNSRKLTVCGFLFLFVICVWHLGPGSQHLPGSHDGFLTAAFHPTLSDQSQSLPPDATPFATRILREMMATIRYALIAMSLAVPAGMVLGFFASTAWWPRGPGRGPLRALLHPLHFLIRLLITLMRSIHELIWALFFLAALGSDPLTACIALALPFAGTLAKVFSEIIDELPSQARDQALSSGTGPIQAFFTTLIPQSFPDMATYTLYRFECALRSSAVLGFIGIETIGLSIQKSFENNFYNELWTELYLLVSVIMLVDILGAALRKRLNTIPSRRAPVPDLAHNDPRFLRALRKSSPRFLLPRVVFLATFASTLLAWFPQLIAIEATPLLRSAETLDRGERITRFIDKMTPQPVREGGTWCDAGTWAAQLWADPGKEALLNTLSIATAAILIAAMAAWIFLPWASRNLANARPFHAFHGNPHWLSSLLWKSCGMITRALFLLSRAIPEYIIAYLLIGLLGISAWPLVLALAIHNFGILGRLWGEVIENQAPHAARHIVQSGGSRIQSYLHSYVPESFNRFILYLFYRWETCVREATILGMLGVVSLGYHIQLARNFSRAYDEMLFYVLLGAAMIFIGDILSFFLRRFLTRS; from the coding sequence ATGAGCAGACGGACTAACATAAGGCCACGTCTGCTTCATGGAAACAGCCGCAAACTTACCGTCTGCGGCTTTCTCTTCCTGTTTGTTATTTGCGTCTGGCATCTGGGCCCCGGGTCCCAACATCTTCCGGGAAGTCACGACGGATTCCTAACCGCGGCTTTTCATCCGACACTCAGCGACCAAAGCCAAAGCCTACCACCGGATGCGACACCCTTTGCGACGCGCATCCTGCGGGAAATGATGGCCACAATCCGCTACGCACTGATTGCCATGAGTCTGGCTGTCCCCGCGGGTATGGTTCTCGGATTTTTTGCCTCCACCGCCTGGTGGCCTCGTGGTCCGGGACGAGGGCCGCTGCGCGCCCTACTGCACCCGCTGCATTTTCTGATCCGACTCCTCATCACCTTGATGCGGTCGATTCATGAACTGATTTGGGCTTTGTTTTTTCTCGCGGCCCTGGGTTCCGACCCGCTAACGGCCTGCATTGCGCTCGCGCTTCCCTTTGCGGGAACGCTCGCCAAGGTATTTTCTGAGATCATCGATGAGCTTCCGTCTCAGGCCAGAGATCAGGCGCTGAGTTCCGGCACCGGCCCTATCCAGGCGTTTTTTACAACTCTGATCCCGCAGTCCTTTCCGGACATGGCAACCTACACTTTGTACCGCTTTGAATGCGCCCTTCGCTCATCCGCGGTCTTGGGCTTCATCGGGATCGAAACCATCGGCCTGTCGATCCAGAAATCATTCGAGAATAACTTCTACAACGAACTGTGGACCGAACTCTATCTCCTGGTCTCTGTGATTATGCTGGTGGATATTCTCGGTGCCGCTCTACGCAAGCGACTCAACACCATCCCGAGCCGCCGGGCTCCCGTTCCCGACCTCGCCCATAACGACCCACGTTTCCTCAGGGCGCTACGCAAAAGCAGCCCTCGCTTTCTCCTACCCCGTGTTGTTTTTCTGGCAACGTTCGCCAGCACCCTGCTGGCATGGTTCCCTCAACTCATCGCAATTGAAGCGACTCCACTGCTCCGTTCCGCAGAAACACTCGACCGGGGAGAGCGCATCACGCGCTTCATCGATAAAATGACACCGCAACCCGTCCGGGAGGGAGGCACCTGGTGTGACGCCGGCACCTGGGCCGCCCAACTTTGGGCTGACCCGGGGAAGGAAGCCCTGCTCAACACCCTGAGTATCGCCACCGCTGCCATTCTCATTGCCGCGATGGCGGCTTGGATCTTCCTGCCATGGGCCAGTCGCAACCTTGCCAATGCCCGACCCTTTCATGCCTTCCACGGCAACCCGCACTGGCTCAGCTCCCTGCTCTGGAAAAGCTGCGGGATGATCACCCGTGCCCTCTTCCTACTCAGCCGCGCCATCCCGGAATACATCATCGCCTACCTGCTCATCGGCCTACTCGGTATCAGCGCCTGGCCACTGGTTCTCGCCCTTGCCATTCACAATTTTGGTATCCTCGGCCGACTCTGGGGTGAAGTGATCGAAAACCAAGCACCTCATGCCGCCCGCCATATTGTCCAGAGCGGAGGCTCACGCATCCAGAGCTACCTGCACAGCTACGTCCCCGAATCCTTCAACCGGTTTATCCTCTACCTGTTTTACCGATGGGAAACCTGCGTTCGCGAAGCCACCATCCTTGGCATGTTAGGCGTCGTTTCCCTCGGATACCATATCCAGCTGGCACGGAATTTTTCACGGGCCTACGATGAGATGTTGTTTTATGTCTTACTGGGGGCCGCCATGATTTTCATCGGAGACATCCTCTCGTTTTTCCTCCGCCGATTCCTGACACGATCTTAG
- a CDS encoding phosphonate ABC transporter ATP-binding protein, with product MAIHLDQISCSFGSTRALHHLSLDIAVGEQVALIGPSGCGKTTLLRLIGTQLRPNQGHLTVLDQNPALLDPGQLRKLRTRIAMIPQHLGLVPNVQVRRNVLNGGLGTIGLPRTLVQSILPSPSETQRAFHWLDRTGIGEKIYDRTDSLSGGQQQRVAVARALYQEPGILLADEPTSSVDPARARDMIELLTSLSREEGLTLVVSMHDLDLARACFPRLVGLRHGEVAFDQSPDELSEEACQSLYQLESSLPEHHHEQTD from the coding sequence ATGGCCATCCATCTTGACCAGATCTCCTGCTCGTTTGGTAGTACCCGTGCGCTGCACCATCTATCACTCGACATCGCAGTCGGGGAACAGGTAGCCCTGATCGGCCCCTCGGGGTGTGGCAAAACCACCCTGCTCCGCCTGATCGGAACCCAACTCCGCCCGAATCAAGGGCACCTGACGGTTCTCGACCAGAACCCGGCCCTACTCGACCCCGGGCAACTCCGCAAGCTCCGCACCCGGATCGCCATGATCCCGCAACACCTCGGACTGGTCCCCAACGTCCAGGTCCGACGCAATGTCCTCAACGGAGGCCTCGGTACCATCGGCCTGCCCCGGACACTGGTCCAGTCCATCCTACCCAGCCCCTCCGAAACCCAAAGGGCATTCCACTGGCTGGATCGCACCGGCATCGGTGAAAAAATCTATGACCGCACCGACAGCCTCTCAGGTGGGCAACAACAACGGGTGGCCGTGGCCCGTGCCCTCTATCAAGAACCCGGAATCCTGCTGGCCGATGAGCCAACGTCCTCCGTCGATCCGGCCCGAGCCCGGGATATGATCGAACTGCTGACCAGCTTATCCCGTGAAGAAGGCCTGACACTCGTCGTCTCCATGCACGACCTGGACCTCGCCCGGGCATGCTTCCCTCGCCTCGTCGGGCTGCGCCACGGAGAAGTTGCCTTTGACCAATCGCCTGACGAACTCAGCGAAGAGGCCTGCCAGTCCCTCTATCAACTAGAATCCAGTCTGCCGGAACACCACCATGAGCAGACGGACTAA
- a CDS encoding glycine cleavage system protein R, which translates to MSISLVLTISAHDRPGIMSRLSTTIADQNGNWQESRMARLAGQFVGIICIQSPAEKEASLRTSLEQLHDEGIHVHVLGQGELTDYPFTKHLRIDIFGNDRPGIVSQLTRTISDAGANIEELNTSIESAAMSGQPVFHACGTVCLPESSEDDVIISAIEALSDDLTIEIDAL; encoded by the coding sequence ATGTCTATCTCCCTCGTTCTCACTATTTCCGCCCATGACCGGCCAGGTATCATGAGCCGCCTCTCCACCACCATCGCAGATCAGAACGGAAACTGGCAGGAGAGCCGTATGGCACGACTCGCAGGCCAGTTTGTCGGTATCATTTGCATCCAGAGCCCAGCGGAGAAGGAAGCCTCGCTCCGCACATCCCTCGAACAACTCCACGACGAAGGAATCCACGTTCACGTGCTCGGCCAGGGAGAACTCACCGACTACCCGTTCACCAAACACCTGCGTATCGACATCTTCGGAAATGATCGACCCGGCATTGTCAGTCAACTCACCCGAACCATTTCAGATGCCGGAGCCAACATCGAGGAACTCAACACCTCAATCGAAAGCGCCGCCATGTCGGGCCAACCGGTTTTCCATGCATGCGGAACCGTCTGTCTGCCTGAGAGCAGTGAAGACGACGTCATCATCTCCGCCATTGAAGCCCTCAGTGACGACCTCACCATTGAGATAGACGCTCTCTAA
- a CDS encoding L,D-transpeptidase family protein: protein MLKKLHILIGSAVMTALLSQCSPYAPYSGNPASMYGGGTQYLSGYGPPGQAVTTAGGATSGGNARPSQPQGYWDGDGVGGASKIRIVRNEQKAYFYKGGTLVGVTPISSGTDGHRTPAGSFRVSQKNIDHQSSCYGVIKNKATGEIVNNDADNRKDRVGPGEVFVNAPMPYFMRFNHGIGMHTGYLPGYAASHGCVRLPDYMARKFFEHSKIGTPVIVE, encoded by the coding sequence ATGCTAAAAAAACTACACATATTGATTGGGAGTGCCGTGATGACGGCCTTACTCAGCCAATGCAGCCCCTATGCCCCGTACTCTGGAAACCCGGCATCGATGTATGGAGGAGGAACCCAGTATCTTTCGGGATACGGCCCTCCGGGACAAGCCGTAACCACAGCTGGAGGTGCTACAAGCGGGGGCAATGCGCGACCTTCTCAACCCCAAGGCTACTGGGATGGCGACGGTGTCGGCGGAGCTTCCAAGATCAGAATCGTCCGCAACGAACAAAAAGCCTATTTCTATAAAGGTGGCACCTTGGTTGGAGTCACCCCGATTTCATCCGGCACCGACGGGCACCGGACACCGGCAGGAAGTTTCAGAGTGAGCCAAAAAAACATCGATCACCAATCGTCCTGCTACGGAGTGATCAAAAACAAGGCCACAGGGGAAATTGTCAACAACGATGCGGACAACCGCAAGGACAGGGTTGGCCCAGGAGAAGTCTTTGTCAACGCACCGATGCCCTACTTCATGCGCTTTAATCACGGGATCGGCATGCACACCGGTTACCTTCCGGGTTATGCCGCCTCTCACGGCTGCGTAAGACTCCCCGACTACATGGCCCGCAAATTTTTCGAGCATTCGAAAATAGGCACCCCGGTCATCGTCGAATAA
- a CDS encoding FmdB family zinc ribbon protein produces the protein MPNYDYRCETCDHVFEVFQKMSDPKLEDCPQKSCDGKVKRLLGSGAGLIFKGSGFYQTDYRSDSYKKGAQGDKAPTKKGGHTCGSGCGC, from the coding sequence ATGCCGAATTACGATTACCGCTGCGAAACCTGTGACCATGTTTTTGAGGTGTTTCAAAAGATGAGTGACCCGAAGCTTGAGGACTGTCCTCAGAAGAGCTGTGACGGTAAGGTGAAGCGTTTGCTTGGCTCTGGGGCTGGATTGATTTTCAAGGGGTCTGGTTTTTATCAGACGGATTACCGGAGTGATTCCTATAAGAAGGGGGCTCAAGGAGATAAGGCTCCGACGAAAAAAGGCGGGCATACCTGTGGCAGTGGCTGCGGTTGCTAA
- a CDS encoding transposase yields MWADGGYTGKLIDEVAKIQRLRKVKLEIVKRSDDIKGFKLLPRRWVVERTFGWLIQSRRLVRGYETRIDHLEAMVHISMSKRMLARIAS; encoded by the coding sequence ATTTGGGCCGATGGTGGATATACAGGCAAGCTCATTGATGAAGTTGCAAAGATACAGCGCCTTCGCAAGGTGAAGCTTGAAATTGTCAAACGGAGTGATGACATCAAAGGTTTCAAATTACTGCCGAGGAGATGGGTCGTCGAACGAACCTTTGGTTGGTTGATCCAATCAAGGCGACTTGTTCGTGGCTACGAAACCAGAATCGATCACTTAGAAGCCATGGTCCACATATCCATGAGCAAACGAATGCTCGCTAGAATTGCTTCCTAG
- a CDS encoding ATP-binding SpoIIE family protein phosphatase, which yields MLLNVIITDAVEFSPMQFCILNTGFAFYMYTHSITYIANVMNTKPRILIVDDERLNIKVLSDLLKSNYKIMAAINGKQALKAARGENPPDLVLLDIMMPEMDGYEVCRQLKADTLTKDIPIMFVTAMGEEEDETKGLALGAVDYITKPVVPAVVEARVRSHVALRRNMLELEDAYKLIESQKTRMQGELDVGHKIQMSMLRQDSPFYPDRKEFSLAATIVPAREVGGDLYDFFFIDPDRLCLCIGDVSGKGVPAALFMAVSKTLIKSRALSDGSPASVMTFVNDSLCEGNEACMFVTLFFAVLNIKTGELVYSNAGHNPPNIKKANGDVILLPERHGMVSGAMEGMVYGESSVTLESGDILVTFTDGVTEAMDPEGNLYSERRLEGLLASEQLVDSVTINAAVFDDVKKFEQGAGQADDITLLSLLYRGYTPTSTDGSFSMTIKNDLSELPGFLDAFELFADEKQLSMAVACNLGVAFDELLTNTISYGYEDGEQREIDITVDIHADHVTVVLCDDAAPFNPFTREDPDTTSSLDEREIGGLGIHLVKKLMDEVGYERKVNQNVLTLTKRI from the coding sequence ATGCTCCTTAATGTGATTATTACTGATGCAGTTGAATTTAGCCCAATGCAGTTTTGTATTTTGAATACAGGCTTTGCATTTTACATGTACACACACAGTATTACATACATTGCCAACGTTATGAACACAAAGCCGAGAATTCTTATAGTTGATGACGAACGCCTTAACATTAAGGTTTTATCGGATCTGTTGAAGTCCAACTATAAGATAATGGCTGCTATCAATGGTAAACAGGCTCTCAAGGCTGCTCGGGGTGAAAATCCTCCAGATCTAGTATTACTCGATATCATGATGCCTGAAATGGATGGCTATGAAGTATGCCGACAGTTGAAAGCAGATACTTTAACGAAAGATATTCCTATAATGTTCGTGACAGCAATGGGGGAAGAGGAGGACGAGACTAAAGGTCTAGCTCTTGGTGCTGTAGACTATATCACGAAGCCGGTTGTTCCTGCCGTTGTTGAAGCTCGAGTTAGATCCCACGTAGCACTTAGGAGAAATATGCTTGAGCTGGAAGATGCGTATAAGCTCATCGAATCTCAAAAGACACGAATGCAAGGTGAGCTGGATGTTGGGCACAAGATTCAAATGAGCATGCTTCGCCAAGACTCTCCATTCTACCCAGACCGTAAGGAGTTTTCATTAGCAGCAACGATTGTCCCAGCACGTGAAGTAGGTGGAGATTTATATGATTTTTTCTTTATCGATCCTGATCGACTTTGTCTTTGTATTGGTGACGTTTCAGGAAAAGGGGTGCCTGCGGCACTCTTTATGGCTGTTTCTAAAACTCTGATAAAGTCCCGGGCATTAAGCGATGGCTCACCAGCAAGTGTAATGACCTTTGTTAACGATTCTCTATGCGAAGGTAATGAGGCTTGTATGTTTGTTACTCTGTTCTTTGCTGTTTTGAATATAAAAACGGGTGAGTTGGTCTATTCAAATGCTGGGCACAACCCACCTAATATTAAAAAAGCGAATGGTGATGTCATTCTGTTGCCTGAACGCCACGGAATGGTGTCAGGCGCCATGGAAGGGATGGTATACGGTGAAAGTAGTGTTACCCTTGAGAGCGGCGATATCCTTGTTACTTTCACTGACGGGGTGACGGAGGCTATGGACCCCGAAGGAAACCTTTATTCAGAGAGGCGCCTCGAAGGTCTTCTTGCGTCCGAGCAACTCGTTGATAGTGTGACTATCAACGCCGCTGTCTTCGATGATGTGAAAAAATTTGAACAAGGTGCAGGGCAAGCTGATGATATTACATTGCTTAGTTTGCTTTACAGGGGCTACACACCGACTTCGACGGATGGAAGTTTTTCGATGACTATCAAGAATGACCTTTCAGAGTTGCCAGGTTTTCTTGATGCATTTGAGCTATTTGCTGACGAAAAACAGTTATCCATGGCAGTTGCTTGTAATTTGGGGGTAGCCTTCGATGAGTTGCTGACTAATACCATTTCCTATGGATATGAAGATGGGGAACAACGTGAGATAGACATCACCGTAGATATTCATGCGGATCATGTCACCGTAGTATTGTGTGATGATGCAGCGCCTTTTAATCCTTTCACTCGTGAGGAT